From Halorientalis litorea:
GCGGGGTCCCGTGCGGCACGTCGAGGACGACGACGGGACCGTCAGTCTCGTCGCCGACGTGGGCGCCGGCCACGAGGCGAGCGTCGACGTCGTCGGTGAGACGGCTATCGTCGTTGCCGACGGTGAACAGTACGAGTTCGAGGTGCCCGCGGACGGGGGCGCGCAAGCGTTTATGCACAACGGTATCCTCACTATCGAGGTGGAAAAATGAGACTGACTGTCAAACCCCTCAAGCAGAAAGACGCGGGCCGTG
This genomic window contains:
- a CDS encoding DUF7127 family protein, translated to MTGQERFVEERGPVRHVEDDDGTVSLVADVGAGHEASVDVVGETAIVVADGEQYEFEVPADGGAQAFMHNGILTIEVEK